From the genome of Paraburkholderia aromaticivorans, one region includes:
- a CDS encoding LysE family translocator: protein MTALLSMAAFALACSISPGPVNVVALSAGAQHGLAASMRHVTGATVGFTVLLLLIGLGLHELLAHFPDLITIVKWAGVGFLLYMAYTLAADDGQLGANKPARGPSFAYGAAMQWLNPKAWLASLAGMGAYAADGDGKLIWQLTAVYFVICYLSIASWAYAGTFLRKYLRQPQRVRSFNRVMAALLAASALYLLAA, encoded by the coding sequence ATGACCGCTTTACTCTCCATGGCCGCGTTCGCGCTGGCCTGTTCCATTTCTCCCGGCCCGGTGAATGTCGTCGCGCTCAGCGCCGGCGCGCAACACGGGCTGGCCGCGAGCATGCGGCATGTTACCGGCGCGACCGTCGGTTTCACTGTGCTGCTTCTGTTGATCGGCCTGGGCCTGCATGAACTGCTTGCCCATTTCCCCGACCTGATCACCATTGTCAAATGGGCGGGCGTGGGCTTCTTGCTCTACATGGCCTACACGCTCGCCGCCGACGATGGTCAACTCGGCGCGAACAAGCCGGCGCGCGGACCGTCGTTCGCCTATGGCGCGGCCATGCAATGGCTCAACCCGAAAGCCTGGCTCGCATCGCTGGCCGGCATGGGCGCGTATGCGGCCGACGGCGACGGCAAGCTCATCTGGCAACTCACCGCGGTGTACTTCGTGATCTGCTATCTATCGATTGCCAGTTGGGCATACGCCGGCACGTTCCTGCGCAAATACTTGCGGCAACCGCAGCGGGTGAGGTCTTTCAATCGCGTGATGGCGGCGCTCCTCGCGGCAAGCGCGCTGTATCTGCTCGCAGCCTGA
- a CDS encoding helix-turn-helix transcriptional regulator → MSGITQAAIHAKSASAPRFWRNDALPFIEVRSIEDGREVCYAKHSHETFSIGAVIGGRSVYLNRHTREWIGAGAVVMMNPDDVHACNPVAGERWSYRMMHIDVAWLTGLQHQLGFSENHAFRAFSQTLSTDAALFGGLNRLHAILVDSDTDMLRKESAAIIFFSDVQDKLNPALLPDYDASRQLARAAEFIAENCTRSLRLDDICEAAGLSASHLIRAFKQRYGMTPHAYLINRRIQYSRAQLRRGRLIADVALDAGFADQAHLQRIFKRLVAATPGQYRS, encoded by the coding sequence ATGAGCGGGATCACGCAAGCGGCAATTCACGCGAAAAGCGCTTCGGCGCCGCGATTCTGGCGCAATGACGCGTTGCCGTTCATCGAGGTGCGCTCCATCGAAGATGGCCGCGAAGTCTGTTACGCCAAACACTCTCACGAAACGTTCTCCATCGGCGCCGTTATCGGCGGACGCAGCGTCTATCTGAATCGCCACACGCGTGAGTGGATCGGCGCGGGCGCGGTCGTCATGATGAACCCGGACGACGTGCATGCCTGCAATCCGGTTGCCGGCGAGCGCTGGTCGTATCGCATGATGCATATCGATGTGGCATGGCTCACCGGTCTGCAACACCAGCTGGGTTTCAGCGAGAATCACGCATTTCGCGCGTTCTCGCAGACCCTGTCCACGGACGCGGCATTGTTCGGCGGCTTGAACCGGCTGCACGCGATTCTCGTCGATAGTGACACTGATATGTTGCGCAAGGAAAGCGCGGCCATCATCTTCTTCTCCGATGTGCAAGACAAGCTGAATCCGGCGCTCTTGCCGGATTACGACGCGAGCCGCCAATTGGCGCGCGCGGCGGAATTCATCGCTGAAAACTGCACGCGTTCGCTGAGACTGGACGACATTTGCGAGGCGGCCGGTCTGTCCGCGTCGCATCTGATCCGCGCGTTCAAGCAACGCTACGGCATGACGCCGCACGCTTACCTGATCAACCGGCGTATTCAGTACAGCCGCGCGCAACTCAGGCGCGGTCGTTTGATCGCGGACGTCGCGCTCGACGCCGGTTTCGCGGACCAGGCGCACTTGCAGAGAATCTTCAAGCGGCTAGTCGCGGCGACGCCGGGCCAATATCGGAGTTGA
- a CDS encoding ABC transporter substrate-binding protein gives MKLLKPLLALACAFASLAASSAVNAAETSTLRFGLEAQYPPFESKGPNGELQGLDIDVGNAVCAAAHMTCKWVETSFDGLIPALQGRKFDAINSAMNATEQRRQTIDFTTVVYRVPTQLIAKGDSGLLPTAASLKGKRVGVLQSSIQETFAKAHWEPAGVTVVPYQDQNQVYADLVAGRLDATLVLAPAGQTGFLSKPNGKGYAFVGEPVRDDKILGSGIAYGIRKGDTALRDRLNAAIAKVQADGTVKTLATKYLGNIDVTAK, from the coding sequence ATGAAATTGCTCAAGCCTCTATTGGCGCTGGCCTGCGCATTCGCGTCGCTTGCGGCGTCGTCTGCCGTGAACGCTGCCGAGACCTCGACGCTGCGTTTCGGCCTCGAAGCGCAGTATCCGCCGTTCGAATCGAAGGGCCCGAACGGTGAGTTGCAGGGTCTGGACATCGACGTCGGCAACGCGGTCTGCGCCGCTGCGCATATGACGTGCAAATGGGTCGAGACCTCGTTCGACGGGCTGATTCCCGCGCTGCAGGGCCGCAAGTTCGACGCGATCAATTCGGCGATGAACGCGACCGAACAACGCCGGCAGACGATCGATTTCACCACTGTCGTGTACCGCGTACCGACGCAGTTGATCGCGAAGGGCGACAGCGGTTTGCTGCCGACCGCGGCCTCGCTGAAGGGCAAACGCGTGGGCGTGCTGCAATCGTCGATTCAGGAAACTTTTGCGAAGGCCCATTGGGAACCGGCGGGCGTGACGGTCGTGCCGTATCAGGACCAGAACCAGGTTTATGCGGATCTGGTGGCGGGCCGTCTCGACGCGACGCTGGTGCTGGCGCCGGCCGGACAGACAGGCTTTCTGTCGAAGCCGAACGGCAAAGGCTACGCGTTTGTCGGCGAGCCGGTGCGCGACGACAAGATTCTCGGCAGCGGCATTGCCTACGGGATTCGCAAGGGCGATACGGCATTGCGTGATCGCCTGAATGCCGCGATCGCGAAGGTGCAGGCCGACGGCACGGTGAAGACGCTGGCTACCAAGTATCTCGGCAATATCGACGTGACGGCGAAGTAA
- a CDS encoding pyridoxal phosphate-dependent aminotransferase has translation MQSATQARSKLPDVGTTIFTVIGQLAAQHDALNLSQGAPNFAPDAKLIDGVAQAMRAGHNQYAPMAGIAALREALADKVATLYGVRYNPASEVTVIASASEGLYSTISALVHPGDEVIYFEPSFDSYGPIVRLQGATPVPIKLSMSDFRVDWDEVAAAITPKTRMIIINTPHNPTATVFSEADVERLKAITRNTDIVILADEVYEHVVFDGAKHQSMACHSELAERSVIVSSFGKSYHVTGWRVGYCLAPAALMDEIRKVHQFMVFSADTPMQYAFVDALANRESYLGLSAFYQKKRDLLTDALRDSRFELLPSEGSFFMLARFRGFSEESDSDFVLRLIRDARVATIPLSAFYTDGTDSGLIRLSFSKDDATLIEGARRLCEI, from the coding sequence ATGCAGAGCGCCACACAAGCCCGCTCGAAGTTGCCTGATGTGGGCACGACGATTTTTACCGTGATCGGTCAACTGGCCGCGCAGCACGATGCGCTGAACCTGTCGCAAGGCGCGCCGAATTTCGCGCCGGACGCCAAACTGATCGATGGCGTCGCCCAGGCCATGCGCGCCGGTCATAACCAGTACGCGCCGATGGCCGGCATCGCCGCGTTGCGCGAAGCGCTAGCCGACAAGGTCGCCACGCTGTACGGCGTGCGCTACAACCCGGCGAGCGAAGTGACCGTGATCGCGAGCGCGAGCGAAGGGCTGTATTCGACCATCAGCGCATTGGTGCATCCGGGCGACGAGGTGATCTACTTCGAGCCTTCGTTCGACAGCTATGGCCCGATCGTCCGCCTGCAAGGCGCCACGCCTGTGCCGATCAAACTCTCCATGAGCGACTTCCGCGTGGACTGGGACGAGGTCGCCGCGGCGATCACGCCGAAGACCCGCATGATCATCATCAACACGCCGCACAATCCGACCGCCACCGTGTTCAGCGAAGCGGACGTCGAGCGCCTGAAGGCCATTACGCGCAATACCGATATCGTGATTCTCGCCGACGAGGTCTACGAACACGTGGTGTTCGACGGCGCGAAACATCAGAGCATGGCGTGCCATTCCGAACTCGCGGAGCGCAGCGTTATCGTCTCGTCATTCGGCAAGTCGTATCACGTGACCGGCTGGCGCGTCGGCTATTGCCTCGCGCCCGCCGCGCTGATGGACGAGATTCGCAAAGTCCATCAGTTCATGGTGTTTTCTGCCGATACACCGATGCAATACGCGTTCGTCGACGCATTGGCCAATCGCGAGAGCTACCTCGGTTTGTCCGCGTTCTATCAGAAGAAGCGCGATCTGCTGACGGATGCACTGCGCGATTCACGCTTCGAGTTGCTGCCGAGCGAAGGGAGCTTCTTCATGCTCGCGCGTTTTCGCGGCTTCTCCGAGGAAAGCGACAGCGATTTCGTGCTGCGCCTGATTCGCGACGCCCGGGTTGCGACGATTCCGCTGTCGGCGTTCTATACCGATGGTACGGACTCCGGCTTGATCCGCCTGAGTTTCTCGAAGGACGATGCGACCTTGATCGAAGGCGCGCGCCGTCTGTGCGAGATCTGA
- the dbpA gene encoding ATP-dependent RNA helicase DbpA, which produces MNSPTPAGAPFSQLPLPPATLANLTQLGYVEMTPIQAASLPIALAGNDLIAQAKTGSGKTAAFSLALLARLDTRNFAVQAMVLCPTRELADQVTQEIRRLARAEENIKVLTLCGGTPMRPQTASLEHGAHIVVGTPGRIMDHLERGSLQLQSLNTLVLDEADRMLDMGFFDDIATVVKQCPKERQTLLFSATYPEGIVKLSQQFLRNPKEVKLAERHDNTKIRQRFYEVTEDGRLHAVGLLLNHYRPVSTLAFCNTKQQCRDLLDVLRAQGFHALALHGELDQRERDQVLIQFANRSCSVLVATDVAARGLDIAQLEAVINVDVTPDPEVHVHRIGRTGRADQEGWALSLASMNEMGRVGSLEQAQKREVEWHKLSELTAASNERLLPPMETLQILGGRKEKIRPGDVLGALTGEAGFAGSQIGKINVTEMSTYVAVERSIAREALRKLSAGKVKGKKVKVRLMDDA; this is translated from the coding sequence ATGAACAGTCCCACTCCCGCGGGCGCGCCGTTTAGCCAGCTCCCGCTGCCGCCCGCCACGCTCGCCAACCTGACGCAGCTCGGCTACGTCGAGATGACGCCGATTCAGGCCGCGAGCCTGCCCATCGCGCTCGCCGGCAACGATCTGATCGCCCAGGCGAAAACCGGCAGCGGCAAGACCGCGGCGTTTTCGCTGGCGCTGCTGGCGCGCCTCGACACGCGCAACTTCGCCGTGCAGGCGATGGTGCTGTGTCCGACGCGCGAGCTCGCCGATCAGGTCACGCAGGAAATTCGCCGCCTCGCGCGCGCCGAAGAAAACATCAAGGTGCTGACGTTGTGCGGCGGCACGCCGATGCGTCCGCAAACGGCCAGCCTCGAACACGGTGCGCACATCGTGGTCGGCACGCCGGGCCGCATCATGGATCACCTGGAGCGCGGCAGCCTGCAACTGCAGTCGCTCAACACGCTGGTGCTCGACGAAGCGGACCGCATGCTCGACATGGGTTTCTTCGACGATATCGCCACCGTCGTGAAGCAGTGCCCGAAAGAACGGCAAACGCTGCTGTTCTCGGCGACGTATCCCGAAGGCATCGTCAAACTGAGCCAGCAATTCCTGCGTAATCCGAAAGAAGTCAAACTCGCCGAGCGGCATGACAACACCAAGATCCGTCAGCGCTTCTATGAAGTGACCGAAGACGGGCGTCTGCACGCGGTCGGCCTGCTGCTGAACCACTATCGCCCGGTGAGCACGCTGGCGTTCTGCAATACCAAGCAGCAATGCCGCGATCTGCTCGACGTGCTGCGCGCGCAAGGATTTCATGCGCTCGCGCTGCATGGCGAACTCGACCAGCGTGAACGCGATCAGGTGCTGATCCAGTTCGCCAATCGCAGTTGCTCGGTGCTGGTAGCGACAGATGTCGCCGCACGCGGGCTCGACATCGCGCAGCTCGAAGCGGTGATCAACGTGGACGTGACGCCGGATCCGGAAGTACACGTGCACCGCATCGGCCGCACGGGCCGCGCCGATCAGGAAGGCTGGGCGCTGAGTCTCGCGAGCATGAACGAGATGGGCCGCGTCGGCAGTCTCGAACAGGCGCAAAAGCGCGAGGTCGAGTGGCACAAGCTTTCCGAACTGACAGCGGCGAGCAATGAGCGACTGTTGCCGCCCATGGAAACGCTGCAGATTCTCGGCGGACGCAAGGAAAAGATCCGTCCCGGCGACGTGCTCGGCGCGCTGACCGGCGAGGCAGGTTTCGCCGGCTCGCAGATCGGCAAGATCAACGTGACGGAAATGTCCACCTACGTGGCGGTGGAGCGCAGTATCGCGCGCGAAGCGTTGCGCAAGCTCAGCGCCGGCAAGGTGAAGGGCAAGAAGGTCAAAGTGCGCCTGATGGACGACGCCTGA
- the cadR gene encoding Cd(II)/Pb(II)-responsive transcriptional regulator, translating to MKIGELAKIAHCTTETIRFYEKESLLPEAERTEANYRSYTAKHVERLRFIRNCRALDMTHDEIRALLRLTDAPATGCGGINALIDEHIAHVDTRIEELKQLKVQLTTLREQCHGEQAVEDCGIVQGLNEMDVSAPRARHTHLG from the coding sequence ATGAAAATCGGCGAATTGGCGAAAATCGCCCATTGCACGACCGAAACCATCCGCTTCTACGAAAAAGAGAGCCTGTTGCCGGAAGCGGAGCGCACCGAGGCCAATTACCGCAGTTATACGGCGAAGCACGTCGAACGGTTGCGTTTCATCCGTAATTGCCGCGCGCTCGACATGACGCACGACGAAATCCGTGCGTTGCTGCGCCTGACCGACGCACCGGCCACCGGCTGCGGCGGCATCAATGCCTTGATCGACGAGCACATCGCGCACGTCGACACCCGTATCGAAGAACTGAAGCAGTTGAAAGTGCAACTGACCACGCTGCGCGAGCAATGCCATGGCGAACAGGCCGTGGAAGACTGCGGCATCGTGCAGGGTCTCAACGAAATGGATGTGAGCGCGCCGCGTGCGCGGCATACGCATCTGGGTTGA
- a CDS encoding heavy metal translocating P-type ATPase, with product MPHANPAEADRPQPAKACTDRHDGHAHAHEPAHGQDASCCHGHHEHDHDHAKDDHGHDHAHSHADAACCATAATVSAPLPLPRSEAVGSDMRTAIRIMQMDCPTEEALIRKKFSRMPHVRSMDFNLMQRVLTVVHAPEALESILAALRSLDFTPELADPAAHAAPTAAPHAPPKPWWPLALAGVAAAGSEAASWLHAPAWLPAGLATLAILSCGLTTYRKGWLAIRNGNLNINALMSIAVTGALILRQWPEAAMVMVLFTIAELIEAKSLDRARNAIQGLMQLTPAQASVQQPDGSWRATDLEAIAPGAVVRVKPGERIALDGEIVAGRSSVNQALITGESLPVDKAEGDAVFAGMINQAGSFDYRVSAAASNTTLARIIHAVEEAQATKAPTQRFVDQFARVYTPIVFAVALAVAIVPPLLIDGSWQAWIYKALVMLVIACPCALVISTPVTIVSGLAAAARKGILIKGGAYLEQGRKLTRLALDKTGTITHGKPVQTEFERLAEVDAVRCRTLAASLAGRSDHPVSMALAAAAQADGVPHLTVDAFEALAGRGVRGEIDGLPYWLGNHRLVEELGRCSASLEARLDALERQGKTVVMLVDAERVLALFAVADTVKETSRAAIADLHRLGVSTAMLTGDNPHTADAIAQQVGIDEARGNQLPADKLDAIAQWSKERATVGMVGDGINDAPALARADIGFAMGAMGTDTAIETADVALMDDDLRKIPSFIRLSKATHAVLVQNITLALGIKSVFLALTVIGLGTMWMAVFADVGASLLVVANGLRLLRK from the coding sequence ATGCCTCACGCCAACCCCGCCGAAGCCGACCGCCCGCAACCGGCGAAAGCCTGTACCGACAGGCACGACGGCCATGCTCATGCGCATGAACCGGCTCATGGTCAGGACGCGAGCTGCTGCCACGGCCATCACGAGCACGACCACGACCACGCCAAGGACGACCACGGCCACGACCACGCTCACAGTCACGCCGACGCGGCTTGTTGCGCGACCGCGGCAACCGTGTCCGCCCCGCTCCCGCTGCCCCGATCCGAAGCCGTCGGCAGCGACATGCGCACCGCCATCCGCATCATGCAGATGGATTGCCCGACCGAGGAAGCGCTGATCCGCAAGAAATTCAGCCGCATGCCGCACGTGCGCAGCATGGACTTCAACCTGATGCAGCGGGTCTTGACGGTCGTGCACGCGCCCGAGGCGCTCGAATCGATCCTCGCCGCGCTTCGCTCGCTCGATTTCACGCCGGAGCTGGCGGACCCCGCTGCGCACGCCGCGCCCACCGCCGCTCCGCACGCACCGCCCAAGCCGTGGTGGCCGCTGGCGCTCGCCGGCGTGGCTGCGGCCGGCTCAGAGGCCGCCAGCTGGCTTCATGCGCCTGCCTGGCTGCCAGCGGGTCTGGCGACCCTCGCCATCCTCTCCTGCGGCCTCACGACGTACAGGAAGGGCTGGCTTGCGATTCGCAACGGCAACCTGAACATCAACGCGCTGATGAGCATCGCGGTGACCGGCGCGCTGATCCTGCGGCAATGGCCGGAAGCCGCGATGGTGATGGTGCTCTTCACCATCGCCGAACTGATCGAGGCGAAGTCGCTCGATCGTGCCCGCAATGCGATCCAGGGCCTCATGCAGCTCACGCCCGCTCAGGCCAGCGTGCAGCAGCCCGATGGCAGCTGGCGCGCAACCGACCTCGAGGCGATTGCGCCCGGTGCGGTGGTTCGCGTGAAACCGGGCGAGCGGATCGCGCTCGACGGCGAAATCGTGGCGGGCCGCTCGAGTGTGAATCAGGCGCTGATCACCGGCGAAAGCCTGCCGGTCGACAAGGCAGAGGGCGACGCGGTGTTCGCCGGCATGATCAATCAGGCCGGCTCGTTCGACTACCGCGTCAGCGCCGCCGCCAGCAACACCACGCTCGCGCGCATCATCCATGCCGTCGAAGAAGCCCAGGCCACCAAGGCGCCGACGCAACGCTTCGTCGACCAGTTCGCCCGCGTGTATACGCCGATCGTGTTCGCCGTCGCGCTCGCCGTGGCCATCGTGCCGCCGCTGCTCATCGACGGATCGTGGCAAGCATGGATCTACAAGGCGCTGGTGATGCTGGTGATTGCCTGCCCGTGCGCGCTCGTGATCTCGACGCCGGTGACCATTGTCAGCGGTCTGGCCGCCGCTGCCCGCAAAGGCATTCTGATCAAGGGCGGCGCCTACCTCGAACAGGGCCGCAAGCTGACCCGGCTCGCGCTCGACAAAACCGGCACGATCACCCACGGCAAGCCCGTGCAAACCGAGTTCGAGCGACTTGCCGAGGTCGACGCCGTCCGTTGCCGCACGCTTGCGGCAAGCCTCGCGGGACGTTCCGACCATCCCGTATCGATGGCGCTCGCGGCGGCGGCGCAAGCCGACGGCGTGCCCCATCTGACGGTCGACGCCTTCGAAGCGCTCGCGGGACGCGGCGTGCGCGGCGAGATCGACGGCTTGCCGTACTGGCTCGGCAATCACCGGCTCGTTGAAGAACTCGGACGCTGTTCGGCGTCGCTCGAGGCACGGCTCGACGCGCTCGAACGCCAGGGCAAAACCGTCGTGATGCTGGTGGACGCTGAACGCGTGCTCGCCCTGTTCGCGGTCGCCGATACGGTGAAGGAGACGAGCCGCGCCGCCATCGCCGACTTGCATCGCCTCGGCGTGAGCACGGCGATGCTCACCGGCGACAACCCGCACACCGCCGACGCGATCGCGCAGCAGGTCGGCATCGACGAAGCGCGCGGCAATCAGTTGCCGGCAGACAAGCTCGACGCGATCGCGCAGTGGTCCAAGGAGCGCGCGACTGTCGGCATGGTCGGCGACGGCATCAACGATGCGCCCGCGCTGGCACGCGCGGACATCGGCTTCGCGATGGGTGCGATGGGCACCGACACGGCGATAGAGACCGCCGACGTCGCGTTGATGGACGACGACCTCCGCAAGATTCCGTCGTTCATTCGGCTGTCGAAGGCGACGCATGCGGTGCTGGTGCAGAACATCACGCTCGCTTTGGGTATCAAGAGCGTGTTCCTCGCGTTGACCGTGATCGGTCTCGGCACGATGTGGATGGCCGTATTCGCCGATGTGGGCGCGAGCCTGCTGGTGGTCGCGAACGGGTTGCGGCTATTGCGCAAGTGA
- a CDS encoding helix-turn-helix domain-containing protein: MTIHTFGDNLPASTLTPQPSFCVQTRVAHDADEQARNLHGWSQIYDQLTAGCFVGGLTELCLDHMQVFVETTSHTLRQTCEVQKDAYWFGIPTCPAGSGRIDAQVIGGDALAFRPGGIEFELLTSAGYEIFGVVVKGEVLRRYAAQVERVGLADPVPNTQAVALGMARKQQLCATLRQLLDDGAARGTPLSSVARNNLQASVLASLFDVGALPVSEPVAMPARPRRQSIVSEARDYVLVNRDRAVSVPELCEQLHVSRRTLQYCFQDVLGMAPATYLRAIRLNGARRDLSNASRESRSVQDVAAAWGFWHLSQFATDYRKLFGMRPSETLKAALGARDDMAGAADAIASAH; the protein is encoded by the coding sequence ATGACGATTCACACTTTCGGTGACAATCTGCCAGCTTCGACACTCACGCCGCAGCCGAGCTTCTGCGTGCAGACCCGGGTCGCCCATGATGCGGACGAGCAGGCGCGCAATCTTCATGGCTGGAGCCAGATCTACGACCAGCTGACGGCCGGGTGTTTTGTCGGCGGCCTGACGGAGTTGTGTCTCGACCACATGCAGGTGTTCGTCGAAACGACCAGCCATACGCTGCGGCAAACCTGCGAAGTGCAGAAGGACGCCTACTGGTTCGGCATTCCGACTTGCCCGGCGGGTTCGGGGCGCATCGACGCGCAGGTGATCGGCGGCGACGCGCTCGCGTTTCGTCCGGGCGGGATCGAATTCGAACTGCTGACGTCGGCGGGCTACGAGATTTTCGGCGTGGTGGTGAAAGGCGAAGTGCTGCGCCGCTACGCGGCGCAAGTGGAGCGCGTCGGTCTCGCCGACCCTGTGCCGAACACGCAGGCGGTGGCGCTCGGCATGGCGCGCAAGCAGCAGTTGTGCGCCACGCTGCGCCAGTTGCTCGACGACGGCGCGGCGCGCGGCACGCCGCTCTCTTCGGTGGCTCGCAACAATTTGCAGGCCTCGGTACTGGCTTCACTGTTCGACGTGGGCGCATTGCCCGTTTCGGAGCCGGTTGCGATGCCGGCGCGTCCGCGCCGTCAGTCGATCGTATCGGAAGCGCGCGACTATGTGCTGGTCAATCGCGACCGCGCGGTGAGCGTGCCGGAGTTGTGCGAGCAGTTGCATGTGAGCCGGCGCACGCTGCAGTACTGCTTTCAGGACGTGCTCGGCATGGCCCCCGCCACGTATCTGCGCGCGATTCGCCTGAATGGCGCGCGGCGCGATCTGTCGAATGCGTCGCGCGAATCACGCTCGGTGCAGGACGTCGCGGCGGCGTGGGGCTTCTGGCATTTGAGCCAGTTCGCGACCGATTACCGGAAGCTCTTCGGCATGCGGCCCTCGGAAACACTGAAGGCCGCGCTCGGCGCTCGCGACGATATGGCCGGCGCGGCGGACGCGATCGCGTCGGCGCACTGA
- a CDS encoding ISL3 family transposase: protein MLLTRLLNACHHFPGFVYESARLCEQSKTIEIDVRPRKGSKPICSCCNRPGSGYDTLASRSFEFIPIWGFAVILLYAMRRVDCRECGVKVETVPWAIGKHTLTKAYMLFLAQWARKLSWKETAQSFRTSWEKVAQAVEWVVDWGLAHRELGTIRALGVDEIQYGRGHNYLTLVYQIEASCVRLLWVGQERTKESFAKFFVMIGKRLCEQVEFVCSDMWRPYIEMIALHCPNALNILDRFHIVAKMNKAIDEVRAEEARRMTRDGYEPVLKKSRWCLLKRPENLTDNQRLRLRDLLHYNLRSVRAYLLKEEFQQIWDYISPVWAGKFLDQWCTRVMRSRIEPMKKFARTVRAHRELILNYFHARKQFSSGIVEGLNNKAKVTMRKAYGFRTFRTTEIALYHALGNLPEPPTTHTFY from the coding sequence ATGTTGCTGACCCGCCTGCTCAATGCCTGCCATCATTTTCCCGGCTTCGTCTATGAAAGTGCCCGACTGTGCGAGCAGTCCAAAACCATCGAGATCGACGTGCGGCCACGCAAGGGTTCGAAGCCGATCTGTTCGTGTTGCAACCGGCCTGGCAGCGGCTATGACACGCTCGCATCGCGTAGTTTCGAATTTATTCCGATCTGGGGCTTCGCGGTGATTTTGCTGTACGCCATGCGCCGCGTCGACTGCCGTGAGTGCGGCGTGAAGGTCGAGACGGTGCCGTGGGCCATCGGCAAGCACACGCTGACCAAGGCCTACATGCTGTTTCTCGCGCAGTGGGCACGCAAGCTCTCCTGGAAAGAGACAGCGCAAAGCTTTCGCACCAGTTGGGAGAAGGTTGCCCAGGCGGTGGAGTGGGTGGTCGACTGGGGGCTGGCCCATCGCGAACTCGGCACCATCCGCGCTTTGGGCGTCGATGAAATCCAGTATGGCCGAGGGCACAATTATCTCACGCTGGTCTATCAGATCGAGGCCAGCTGCGTGCGCCTGCTTTGGGTTGGCCAGGAGCGCACGAAGGAAAGCTTCGCAAAGTTCTTCGTCATGATCGGCAAACGGTTGTGCGAGCAGGTCGAGTTCGTCTGCTCGGACATGTGGCGGCCCTACATCGAGATGATCGCACTACATTGCCCCAACGCGCTGAACATCCTCGACCGCTTCCACATCGTTGCCAAAATGAACAAGGCGATCGACGAGGTTCGCGCCGAGGAAGCTCGCCGCATGACCCGCGACGGCTATGAGCCAGTCCTCAAGAAGTCCCGCTGGTGTTTGCTCAAGCGGCCAGAGAACCTTACTGACAATCAGCGACTGCGCCTGCGCGATCTGCTGCACTACAACCTGCGCAGTGTCCGCGCCTATCTTCTCAAGGAGGAGTTCCAGCAGATCTGGGATTACATCTCGCCTGTCTGGGCAGGCAAGTTCCTCGATCAGTGGTGCACCCGGGTCATGCGCTCACGCATCGAACCAATGAAGAAGTTCGCACGCACCGTGCGCGCCCATCGAGAACTGATTCTCAACTACTTTCATGCGCGCAAGCAGTTCTCCAGCGGAATCGTCGAGGGTTTGAACAACAAGGCCAAAGTCACCATGAGAAAAGCGTACGGCTTCCGGACGTTTCGAACGACGGAAATCGCGCTATATCATGCACTTGGCAATTTGCCCGAGCCGCCGACAACCCACACTTTTTACTGA
- a CDS encoding DUF779 domain-containing protein translates to MADEKEVARVIATPAAIELIDKLRAEHGAVLFHQSGGCCDGSAPMMFPQSEFMVGSSDVKLGTIASVPFYMSESQFEYWQHTQLIIDVVPGNGGMFSLERPSGLRFLTRSRLFEDDENAWLETHPVQRADA, encoded by the coding sequence ATGGCTGATGAGAAGGAAGTCGCCCGAGTAATCGCAACGCCGGCCGCTATCGAGTTGATCGACAAGTTGCGCGCGGAGCACGGAGCCGTGCTGTTTCATCAATCCGGTGGCTGCTGCGACGGCAGCGCACCGATGATGTTTCCGCAAAGCGAGTTCATGGTGGGTTCGTCCGATGTGAAACTCGGCACGATTGCGAGCGTGCCGTTCTACATGAGCGAATCGCAGTTCGAATACTGGCAGCACACGCAGTTGATCATCGACGTGGTGCCGGGCAATGGCGGAATGTTTTCTCTGGAGCGGCCAAGCGGTTTGCGTTTCCTCACGCGCTCCCGTCTATTCGAGGACGACGAAAACGCATGGCTGGAAACGCATCCGGTGCAGCGGGCCGATGCTTGA